One Rossellomorea aquimaris DNA window includes the following coding sequences:
- a CDS encoding protein-glutamate O-methyltransferase CheR, translated as MSNDYLEFIQGIKRKTGIDLSLYKEAQMKRRLTALYEKKGCGSFQEFFSKLNRDSEEMEEFLDRMTINVSEFYRNYKRWEVLETKILPRLLLENKSLKIWSAACSTGEEPYTIAMMLSDHMTLSGRTITATDIDKNAIQRARNGLYPERSLNEVPSVMKARYFTQEGALFKLNEEIRRNVTFKQQNLLSDPFEGNYDLIVCRNVLIYFTEEAKNLLYKKFNASLRPGGVLFVGSTEQIFNPSQYGFETEDTFFYKKI; from the coding sequence ATGTCAAATGATTATCTTGAATTTATTCAAGGGATAAAAAGAAAAACGGGAATTGATCTTTCCCTTTACAAAGAAGCTCAAATGAAACGGAGATTAACGGCCCTGTATGAAAAAAAGGGCTGCGGGAGTTTTCAAGAGTTCTTCAGTAAGCTGAACCGTGACAGCGAAGAAATGGAAGAGTTTCTCGATCGAATGACGATCAATGTTTCAGAGTTTTATCGAAACTACAAACGCTGGGAAGTTCTTGAGACTAAAATCCTTCCCAGACTTCTACTGGAAAACAAATCACTTAAAATATGGAGCGCAGCATGTTCTACGGGGGAAGAACCGTACACGATCGCCATGATGCTGTCGGACCACATGACTCTTTCGGGACGGACCATCACTGCGACTGATATCGATAAAAATGCCATTCAACGTGCAAGGAACGGTCTCTACCCTGAACGATCGCTGAATGAGGTCCCCTCCGTAATGAAAGCCCGTTATTTCACTCAGGAAGGCGCCTTGTTCAAATTGAATGAAGAGATCAGGAGAAACGTGACTTTCAAGCAGCAGAACCTGCTGTCAGATCCATTTGAGGGGAATTACGACTTGATTGTTTGCAGAAATGTGTTAATTTATTTCACGGAGGAAGCGAAAAACCTGTTATATAAAAAATTCAATGCATCACTGAGACCCGGCGGTGTGCTTTTTGTCGGGAGTACCGAACAAATCTTCAACCCATCCCAATACGGATTCGAGACAGAAGACACATTCTTCTATAAAAAAATCTAA
- the ndk gene encoding nucleoside-diphosphate kinase, whose protein sequence is MEKTFLMVKPDGVQRGLIGDIVSRFEKKGFQLVGAKLMSISNELAEEHYGEHKERPFFGELVDFITSGPVFAMVWQGENVITTARGMMGATNPKDAALGTIRGDFGLTVGKNIIHGSDSAESAVREIGLFFKEEELVEYSKLMNEWVY, encoded by the coding sequence ATGGAAAAGACATTTTTAATGGTAAAACCGGACGGCGTACAAAGAGGGTTAATCGGTGATATCGTATCACGTTTTGAAAAAAAGGGCTTTCAATTAGTAGGGGCAAAGCTAATGAGCATTTCAAATGAGCTTGCTGAAGAGCATTACGGTGAGCACAAGGAAAGACCATTCTTTGGAGAACTTGTTGACTTTATCACTTCTGGACCTGTATTTGCAATGGTTTGGCAAGGTGAAAATGTCATCACGACAGCTCGTGGAATGATGGGAGCAACAAACCCTAAGGATGCTGCTCTTGGAACAATCCGCGGTGATTTCGGTTTGACAGTCGGAAAGAATATCATCCACGGATCTGACTCTGCTGAAAGCGCTGTTAGAGAAATCGGCTTATTCTTCAAAGAAGAAGAACTGGTAGAGTATTCTAAATTAATGAACGAGTGGGTTTATTAA
- the hepT gene encoding heptaprenyl diphosphate synthase component II, protein MKLNRMYSFLKTDIDEIEKELEVAIESESQLLQEASLHLLQAGGKRIRPVFVLLSAKFGQYDINIVKNVAVALELIHMASLVHDDVIDDAELRRGKPTIKAQWDNRIAMYTGDYIFARALEYMTNIKAPEAHQILSHTIVEVCKGEIAQIKDKYRFDQNLRDYLLRIKRKTALLIAVSCQIGAISSGAPEEIHRRLYRFGYNVGMSFQITDDILDLTASEEELGKPAGSDLWQGNITLPILYAMENPELKAKIERVTEYTSPEEMREIISSILATDAIDRSHQLSRMYLDRALEDLDHLPYNRVKKTLKNIANFIGKRKY, encoded by the coding sequence ATGAAGCTAAACAGGATGTATTCGTTTTTAAAAACGGATATTGATGAAATTGAAAAGGAACTGGAAGTTGCGATTGAATCAGAATCACAACTTTTACAAGAGGCGTCCCTTCACCTTCTACAAGCAGGTGGTAAAAGAATCCGACCTGTTTTTGTCTTACTCTCTGCAAAATTCGGACAATATGATATTAACATTGTGAAAAATGTAGCAGTGGCTTTGGAGTTAATTCATATGGCATCCCTTGTTCACGATGACGTGATCGATGATGCAGAGTTAAGAAGAGGAAAGCCAACGATTAAAGCTCAATGGGACAATCGTATTGCCATGTACACCGGAGATTACATCTTTGCACGAGCTCTCGAGTATATGACGAATATTAAAGCGCCTGAAGCACATCAAATACTTTCTCACACCATTGTTGAAGTATGTAAGGGAGAAATCGCTCAAATAAAAGATAAATATCGATTTGATCAAAATTTAAGGGATTATCTCCTTAGAATCAAGCGGAAAACGGCTCTGCTTATTGCTGTAAGCTGCCAGATCGGTGCCATTTCTTCTGGTGCTCCTGAAGAAATCCATCGGCGCTTATACCGATTTGGTTATAATGTGGGGATGAGCTTTCAGATTACAGATGATATTTTAGATCTTACAGCAAGTGAGGAAGAACTGGGTAAGCCTGCCGGCAGTGACTTGTGGCAAGGTAATATCACCCTTCCGATTTTATATGCAATGGAAAACCCTGAACTTAAAGCGAAGATTGAAAGAGTGACTGAATATACTTCTCCTGAAGAGATGAGAGAAATCATTTCGTCCATCTTAGCTACGGATGCCATAGATCGATCCCATCAGCTTAGTAGAATGTACTTAGACAGAGCGTTGGAAGATCTGGATCATCTCCCATACAACCGCGTGAAGAAAACATTGAAGAATATCGCAAACTTTATTGGGAAGAGAAAATATTAA
- a CDS encoding demethylmenaquinone methyltransferase yields the protein MQQSKEQKVHGVFEKIYSNYDKMNSVISFQQHKKWRKDTMKHMDVKPGSKALDVCCGTADWTLAIGEKVGEAGKVVGLDFSQNMLSIGQEKVKRSPLNNIELIQGNAMELPFDDDTFDYVTIGFGLRNVPDYLHVLKEMNRVVKPGGMAVCLETSQPTMLGFKQMYYAYFRFVMPLFGKIFAKSFNEYSWLQESARDFPGMKELAKMFEEAGFKDIHVKPYSGGVAAMHSGRK from the coding sequence ATGCAGCAGTCCAAAGAACAGAAAGTCCACGGAGTATTTGAAAAAATATACTCCAATTATGATAAAATGAATTCGGTAATCAGTTTCCAACAGCATAAAAAGTGGAGAAAAGATACCATGAAGCATATGGATGTGAAGCCAGGCTCAAAGGCACTGGACGTTTGCTGTGGAACTGCGGATTGGACGTTAGCGATAGGAGAAAAAGTCGGAGAAGCAGGTAAGGTAGTGGGGCTGGATTTCAGCCAAAATATGCTGTCTATTGGGCAAGAGAAAGTGAAACGATCCCCATTGAACAACATTGAGCTGATCCAAGGGAATGCAATGGAGCTGCCGTTTGATGATGATACCTTTGATTATGTCACGATTGGCTTTGGCTTACGGAACGTTCCGGACTACCTCCACGTCTTAAAAGAAATGAATCGTGTGGTAAAACCAGGAGGGATGGCTGTTTGCCTTGAAACCTCTCAACCAACCATGCTCGGATTCAAACAGATGTATTACGCATACTTTCGTTTCGTGATGCCTCTGTTCGGAAAGATCTTTGCCAAGAGCTTTAATGAATATTCATGGCTTCAGGAATCAGCTAGAGATTTCCCAGGGATGAAGGAGCTTGCGAAGATGTTTGAAGAAGCCGGCTTTAAAGATATACATGTGAAACCATATAGTGGCGGAGTGGCTGCCATGCATTCAGGCAGAAAGTAA
- a CDS encoding heptaprenyl diphosphate synthase component 1 — MKFIDCNHQANIIHQYIEEQLHHSYLKEYIDQPYIDRDRIYFLLLPFVDEGRTLNKEVVQWISTAMLLQIALDTHEKVTISELDPLKERQLTVLAGVYFSSLYYKILADTDDVDLIAVLAKAIKEINESKISIYKEEHQNLAGLMSSLKTRESAIVSKFFRFFEDDKWIRIVEQALLYKKLVQERICIEHSQNTSFIKALSTLTFESASQTPSLKLTKEESRHLLSRVDKLISSTKKTIHTQLENIEPVTPYFKKLIVELLPYAEPEPMTKLYAEEG; from the coding sequence ATGAAATTCATTGATTGTAACCATCAAGCGAATATCATTCATCAATACATAGAAGAGCAGTTGCATCACTCTTACTTAAAGGAATATATCGATCAGCCTTACATTGATCGGGATCGGATTTATTTCCTGCTCCTTCCTTTTGTCGATGAGGGACGGACCTTGAATAAAGAAGTTGTACAGTGGATTTCGACTGCCATGTTATTGCAGATAGCCCTTGATACCCATGAAAAGGTTACAATCTCTGAGCTTGATCCATTGAAAGAGAGGCAGCTTACGGTACTTGCAGGAGTATACTTCAGCAGCCTTTACTACAAAATCCTTGCCGACACAGATGATGTGGACCTTATCGCAGTATTAGCCAAGGCGATTAAAGAAATCAACGAAAGCAAAATTTCCATTTATAAAGAGGAACATCAAAACCTTGCTGGGCTAATGTCAAGCTTGAAGACAAGAGAATCAGCGATCGTTTCAAAATTCTTTCGTTTTTTTGAAGATGACAAATGGATCCGGATTGTTGAGCAAGCCCTTTTATACAAGAAGCTCGTTCAAGAGAGAATTTGTATAGAGCATTCACAGAATACGAGCTTTATAAAAGCGTTGTCGACTTTAACGTTCGAATCTGCCAGTCAAACACCATCTTTAAAGCTAACGAAAGAAGAGTCCAGACATTTGCTTTCAAGGGTGGATAAACTAATTTCCTCAACGAAGAAAACCATTCATACTCAGTTAGAGAACATAGAACCGGTAACACCATATTTTAAAAAGCTGATTGTAGAGTTATTACCTTATGCTGAGCCTGAACCTATGACCAAACTATATGCGGAAGAAGGGTAA
- the mtrB gene encoding trp RNA-binding attenuation protein MtrB: MNSNDYIVIKAIEDGVNVIGLTRGTDTRFHHSEKLDKGEVMIAQFTDHTSAIKVRGKATIVTSYGEVESDNKK, encoded by the coding sequence ATGAATTCAAATGATTATATTGTGATTAAGGCGATTGAAGATGGTGTGAACGTGATCGGGCTGACAAGAGGGACAGATACCCGCTTTCATCATTCTGAAAAGCTTGATAAAGGTGAAGTCATGATTGCGCAGTTTACAGACCATACCTCTGCGATTAAAGTTAGAGGAAAAGCAACAATCGTTACAAGCTACGGTGAAGTCGAAAGTGATAACAAGAAATAA
- the folE gene encoding GTP cyclohydrolase I FolE — protein MAQVNHGQIEEAVRLILEAIGENPNREGLLDTPKRVAKMYAEVFSGIGHDPKEYFETIFSEEHEELVLVKDIPFYSMCEHHLVPFYGKAHVAYIPRNGRVAGLSKLARAVESVAKRPQLQERITSTVADTIMETLEPYGAMVVVEAEHMCMTMRGVKKPGSSTVTTAVRGSFKEDSQARSEVLSFIKN, from the coding sequence ATGGCACAAGTCAATCATGGCCAAATAGAAGAAGCAGTTCGATTAATATTAGAAGCTATTGGAGAGAATCCTAATAGAGAAGGTTTATTAGATACGCCAAAACGTGTGGCGAAGATGTATGCAGAAGTATTTTCGGGAATCGGTCACGATCCGAAAGAATACTTTGAAACAATATTCAGTGAAGAGCACGAAGAACTGGTGCTTGTGAAGGATATTCCTTTTTATTCGATGTGTGAACACCACTTGGTACCTTTCTACGGAAAAGCTCATGTAGCATATATTCCTAGAAACGGAAGAGTGGCTGGACTTAGTAAACTGGCAAGGGCAGTTGAATCTGTTGCTAAACGACCTCAGCTACAAGAAAGAATCACTTCGACAGTGGCTGATACGATCATGGAAACCCTTGAGCCCTATGGCGCAATGGTAGTGGTTGAAGCTGAGCATATGTGCATGACAATGAGAGGGGTAAAGAAGCCCGGTTCGAGTACAGTGACAACTGCGGTAAGGGGCTCGTTTAAAGAAGACTCTCAGGCACGAAGCGAAGTTCTTTCTTTTATAAAGAATTAG
- a CDS encoding HU family DNA-binding protein, with product MNKTELINAVAEAAELSKKDATKAVDAVFDTIQDSLANGDKVQLIGFGNFEVRERAARKGRNPQTGEEIEISASKVPAFKPGKALKEAVK from the coding sequence ATGAACAAGACAGAACTAATCAATGCTGTTGCAGAAGCTGCTGAGCTATCTAAGAAGGACGCTACAAAAGCGGTTGACGCTGTTTTCGATACAATTCAAGACTCACTTGCAAACGGTGATAAAGTACAATTAATCGGATTCGGTAACTTCGAAGTACGTGAGCGTGCAGCCCGTAAAGGTCGCAACCCACAAACAGGTGAAGAGATCGAAATCTCAGCTAGCAAAGTACCTGCTTTCAAACCAGGTAAAGCGCTTAAAGAAGCTGTAAAATAA
- the spoIVA gene encoding stage IV sporulation protein A, protein MERVDLFKDIAERTGGDIYLGVVGAVRTGKSTFIKKFMELVVLPNIASESERARAQDELPQSAAGRTIMTTEPKFVPNQAISVHVDEGLEVNIRLVDCVGYTVPGAKGYEDENGPRMINTPWYEEPIPFHEAAEIGTRKVIQEHSTIGVVVTTDGSIGEIGRGDYIQAEERVIEELKEVGKPFIMVINSARPHAPETEDLRVKLQDKYDIPVLSMSVESMRDSDVLNVLREALFEFPVLEVNVNLPSWVMVLKEEHWLRQNYQEAVKETVKDIKRLRDVDRVVHYFSEFDHIERAGLAGIDMGQGIAEIDLYAPDELYDEVLKEIVGVEIRGKDHLLELMQDFAHAKAEYDQVSDALRMVKQTGYGIAAPSLNDMSLDEPEIIRQGSRFGVSLKAVAPSIHMIKVDVQSKFEPIIGTEKQSEELVRYLMQDFEDDPLSIWNSDIFGRSLSSIVREGIQAKLSLMPENARYKLKDTLERIINEGSGGLIAIIL, encoded by the coding sequence TTGGAAAGAGTCGATCTATTTAAGGACATTGCCGAAAGAACAGGCGGAGATATCTATTTAGGTGTGGTAGGAGCAGTTAGAACAGGAAAATCAACATTCATCAAGAAGTTCATGGAACTTGTGGTCCTTCCTAACATAGCCAGTGAATCAGAACGTGCAAGAGCGCAGGATGAATTACCCCAAAGTGCAGCAGGCAGGACCATCATGACGACTGAACCGAAGTTTGTTCCGAATCAAGCCATCTCTGTTCATGTCGATGAAGGCCTCGAAGTGAATATTAGATTGGTAGATTGTGTGGGATATACGGTCCCGGGTGCTAAAGGATACGAAGATGAAAATGGACCTAGAATGATCAATACCCCATGGTATGAAGAGCCTATTCCATTCCATGAAGCGGCCGAAATCGGTACGCGTAAAGTCATTCAGGAACATTCCACGATCGGAGTTGTGGTGACAACCGACGGTTCCATCGGGGAAATTGGCAGAGGCGATTACATCCAAGCGGAAGAAAGAGTCATTGAGGAACTGAAAGAAGTAGGTAAACCATTTATCATGGTCATCAACTCGGCGAGACCTCATGCTCCTGAGACGGAAGACCTAAGAGTGAAACTTCAAGATAAATATGACATTCCAGTACTCTCAATGAGTGTGGAGAGCATGAGAGACTCAGACGTCCTCAACGTGTTAAGAGAAGCACTATTTGAATTCCCGGTACTTGAAGTGAATGTGAATCTTCCAAGCTGGGTAATGGTTCTGAAAGAAGAGCACTGGCTAAGACAGAACTATCAGGAAGCCGTGAAAGAAACTGTTAAGGATATTAAACGACTGCGGGATGTGGACCGTGTTGTTCATTACTTCAGTGAATTTGATCATATCGAACGGGCAGGACTTGCCGGCATTGATATGGGGCAAGGGATTGCAGAAATTGACCTGTACGCCCCCGACGAACTGTATGATGAAGTACTGAAGGAGATTGTCGGGGTGGAAATTCGCGGGAAAGATCATCTCCTGGAATTAATGCAGGACTTCGCTCATGCAAAAGCGGAATATGACCAGGTTTCAGATGCACTGAGAATGGTGAAGCAGACGGGGTATGGCATCGCAGCGCCTTCGTTAAATGATATGAGTCTCGATGAACCGGAAATCATCAGACAGGGTTCCAGATTCGGAGTCAGCTTGAAAGCAGTGGCACCATCCATCCACATGATCAAAGTGGATGTACAGTCCAAATTCGAACCGATTATCGGTACGGAAAAACAGAGCGAAGAACTGGTGCGCTATTTAATGCAGGATTTCGAAGATGACCCGCTTTCCATCTGGAATTCCGATATCTTCGGCAGAAGCTTAAGTTCCATTGTAAGAGAGGGAATCCAAGCGAAACTTTCTTTAATGCCTGAGAATGCAAGATATAAACTCAAAGATACATTGGAAAGAATCATCAACGAGGGATCAGGTGGATTGATCGCCATCATATTATAA
- a CDS encoding DUF2768 domain-containing protein: protein MLDSMMKMWISFASMGFMFFAILTIYFSRYKIKQRFLRFITAFMAYIMMIAGGLMMIYIVFSGPTN, encoded by the coding sequence ATGTTGGATTCAATGATGAAGATGTGGATTTCATTTGCATCGATGGGATTCATGTTTTTTGCCATATTAACGATCTATTTTAGCAGGTATAAGATCAAGCAGAGATTCTTGCGTTTTATTACAGCATTCATGGCATATATAATGATGATTGCTGGTGGACTTATGATGATCTATATTGTATTTAGTGGACCGACCAATTAG
- a CDS encoding NAD(P)H-dependent glycerol-3-phosphate dehydrogenase → MKNSKKITVVGAGSWGTALAMVLADNGLEVRLWGHKKEQIDEINTQHTNEKYLKEVKLPESIKGYHDLSDSLDGVDTIILAVPTKAIRGVLGQIQEVQSAPLTVVHVSKGIEPDSLLRISEMIEDEMAPDNLHTVVVLSGPSHAEEVSLRHPTTVTVSSKDMKAAEEIQDLFMNMNFRVYTNPDMLGVEIGGALKNIIALAAGITDGLGYGDNAKAALITRGLAEIARLGTKMGANPLTFSGLTGIGDLIVTCTSVHSRNWRAGNMLGKGHNLDEVLDNMGMVVEGVRTTKAAHQLADKYEVNMPITNALYDVLFNKVEAKEAVDHLMGRVKTNEMEDLVNILGERLN, encoded by the coding sequence ATGAAAAATTCAAAGAAAATAACGGTTGTTGGAGCAGGAAGCTGGGGAACGGCACTTGCTATGGTCCTGGCTGATAACGGACTGGAAGTAAGATTATGGGGACACAAAAAAGAACAGATAGATGAAATTAATACTCAACATACCAACGAAAAGTACCTGAAAGAGGTCAAGCTCCCGGAATCCATAAAGGGTTATCATGATCTTAGTGACTCTTTAGATGGCGTTGACACGATCATTCTGGCTGTTCCGACGAAAGCGATCCGCGGAGTATTGGGTCAAATTCAAGAGGTTCAAAGTGCACCATTAACCGTTGTTCATGTGAGTAAGGGAATTGAACCTGATTCACTTCTAAGAATATCAGAAATGATTGAAGATGAAATGGCCCCTGATAACTTACATACAGTGGTGGTATTGTCTGGACCCAGTCACGCTGAAGAAGTGAGTTTGAGGCACCCAACGACTGTGACCGTTTCCTCTAAGGATATGAAAGCTGCTGAAGAGATTCAGGACTTATTCATGAACATGAATTTCCGTGTATATACGAATCCCGATATGCTGGGAGTTGAAATCGGTGGAGCATTAAAGAATATTATAGCCCTTGCAGCCGGAATTACAGATGGCTTGGGATATGGAGATAATGCAAAAGCCGCTCTTATAACGAGGGGACTCGCAGAAATAGCCCGTTTAGGAACCAAGATGGGAGCAAACCCATTAACATTTTCAGGTTTAACAGGCATCGGTGATCTGATCGTTACATGTACAAGCGTACATTCAAGAAACTGGAGAGCGGGAAACATGCTTGGTAAGGGTCATAACCTTGATGAGGTCCTGGACAACATGGGGATGGTCGTTGAGGGCGTACGCACAACGAAAGCCGCCCATCAGTTAGCAGACAAGTATGAAGTGAATATGCCCATTACCAACGCTTTGTATGATGTGTTATTCAATAAAGTAGAAGCGAAAGAAGCGGTAGACCACTTAATGGGACGTGTAAAGACAAATGAGATGGAAGACCTCGTGAACATTCTCGGAGAGCGTTTAAATTAA
- the der gene encoding ribosome biogenesis GTPase Der, translating into MTKPVVAIVGRPNVGKSTIFNRIVGERISIVEDVPGVTRDRIYSSAEWLTHEFNIIDTGGIELGNEPFLDQIRQQAEIAIDEADVIVFLTNGREGVTAADEIVAKILYRSKKPVVLGINKIDNPEMREMIYDFYSLGFGEPYPISGSHGLGLGDLLDEVVKNFKQEEEEDYAEDVIKFSLIGRPNVGKSSLVNALLGEERVIVSNVAGTTRDAIDSSYTYDGQDYVIIDTAGMRKKGKVYETTEKYSVLRALRAIERSDVVLSVIDAEEGIIEQDKKIAGYAHDAGRAIVIVVNKWDAVDKDEKTMNKWEKNIREHFQFLDYAPIVFLSAKTKKRIHTLLPIINMASENHALRVQSSVLNEVVMDAVAMNPTPTDNGKRLRIYYATQVAVKPPTFVVFVNDPELMHFSYERFLENRIRDAFGFEGTPIRIIARARK; encoded by the coding sequence GTGACAAAACCAGTAGTAGCAATCGTAGGGCGTCCAAACGTTGGGAAGTCCACGATCTTTAATAGAATTGTTGGAGAAAGAATATCCATAGTTGAAGATGTACCTGGTGTAACAAGAGACCGTATATATAGTTCTGCTGAGTGGCTGACTCATGAATTTAACATTATAGATACAGGTGGGATTGAACTGGGGAATGAACCATTCCTTGATCAAATCAGACAGCAGGCTGAAATCGCCATTGATGAAGCGGATGTGATCGTATTCTTAACGAATGGACGTGAAGGGGTAACAGCAGCGGATGAAATCGTAGCAAAAATCCTTTATCGTTCGAAGAAACCGGTCGTACTGGGGATTAATAAAATTGATAACCCCGAAATGAGAGAAATGATTTATGATTTTTACTCGCTGGGATTTGGAGAGCCATATCCAATTTCAGGTTCTCATGGACTAGGTTTGGGAGACCTTCTTGATGAAGTTGTGAAAAACTTTAAACAAGAAGAAGAAGAGGACTATGCAGAAGATGTGATCAAATTTTCATTAATTGGTCGACCTAATGTTGGGAAATCTTCCTTGGTTAACGCCTTATTAGGTGAAGAGCGTGTGATTGTGAGTAATGTTGCAGGAACGACGCGGGATGCCATTGATTCCTCCTACACGTATGATGGGCAGGATTATGTCATCATTGATACTGCAGGCATGAGGAAAAAAGGTAAAGTCTATGAAACCACTGAAAAATACAGTGTGTTAAGAGCTCTTAGAGCAATTGAACGTTCCGATGTCGTCTTATCTGTCATTGATGCAGAAGAAGGGATTATCGAGCAAGATAAAAAAATTGCCGGGTATGCTCATGATGCAGGTCGCGCAATCGTGATCGTCGTGAACAAATGGGACGCCGTTGATAAAGACGAGAAAACCATGAACAAATGGGAAAAGAATATCCGAGAACATTTTCAATTCCTTGATTATGCTCCAATCGTGTTTCTATCTGCCAAAACAAAGAAGCGCATTCATACATTACTGCCAATCATTAATATGGCAAGTGAAAATCATGCACTACGAGTACAATCAAGCGTGTTGAATGAAGTGGTCATGGATGCAGTAGCAATGAATCCAACTCCGACAGATAATGGTAAGCGACTCAGAATCTATTACGCGACTCAAGTGGCTGTGAAGCCTCCGACATTCGTGGTATTTGTGAATGATCCTGAATTAATGCACTTCTCATACGAACGATTCTTGGAAAATAGAATACGTGATGCATTTGGATTTGAAGGAACTCCTATTCGTATTATTGCTCGCGCAAGAAAATAA
- a CDS encoding YIEGIA family protein: MNEYVYPVIFGVVVGTLTRIYMLRTDYRQYPTYLHGKIIHIALGFIAAGLGTIAIPALLEENFTAITFLTVAASQFRDVRNMERNTLTELDAYELVPRGATYIEGIAVAFESRNYLVIFTSLLATLAYIVFNFYVALLISAICMMAAHKLMAGGRLKDIVTIEYVKPHFDGAGLYVDNIYIMNIGLKVRQEEILKYGMGFVLSPKSFDARSTVANLGQRQAILHDMSTSLGIFKDSGTPALTPLAKRDLDDGRIGVFVLPQRKDVEKAIAILGQVPTLENAIRMPSESKANQEGGKLE; this comes from the coding sequence ATGAATGAGTATGTGTATCCGGTCATCTTCGGAGTAGTAGTTGGGACATTAACCAGAATCTATATGCTGCGTACAGACTATCGCCAATATCCCACTTATTTGCATGGGAAGATTATACATATTGCTCTTGGGTTTATTGCTGCTGGCTTAGGTACCATTGCGATTCCTGCTTTACTTGAGGAGAACTTCACGGCGATTACTTTCTTAACCGTTGCTGCGTCTCAATTTCGGGATGTGCGAAATATGGAGAGGAACACATTGACAGAGCTAGATGCATATGAACTTGTTCCTAGAGGGGCTACATACATCGAGGGAATTGCCGTAGCCTTTGAAAGCCGAAACTATTTGGTTATTTTCACTTCTCTCTTAGCCACTTTAGCTTATATTGTCTTTAACTTCTATGTAGCGCTGCTGATCAGTGCGATATGTATGATGGCTGCCCATAAACTAATGGCTGGAGGCAGATTGAAGGATATCGTAACCATTGAATATGTGAAGCCTCATTTTGATGGGGCAGGACTTTACGTTGATAATATCTACATTATGAATATAGGATTAAAGGTAAGACAAGAAGAAATTTTAAAGTATGGAATGGGGTTTGTTCTTTCTCCCAAATCATTCGATGCCAGGTCAACGGTAGCGAATCTTGGTCAAAGGCAAGCGATTCTTCATGACATGTCTACTTCGTTGGGGATATTTAAAGATTCAGGAACCCCTGCTTTAACGCCACTGGCCAAAAGGGATTTAGACGATGGCCGTATAGGTGTATTCGTCCTCCCACAGCGAAAGGATGTAGAGAAAGCGATTGCCATTCTTGGGCAGGTGCCGACATTGGAAAATGCGATAAGGATGCCGTCAGAATCGAAGGCGAATCAGGAGGGTGGTAAATTAGAATGA
- a CDS encoding YpzI family protein, giving the protein MGKDRQEKKLKQSKRVESDRDQGLHYNGATSLQGPEEAKRGQR; this is encoded by the coding sequence ATGGGTAAAGATCGTCAAGAAAAGAAATTAAAACAAAGCAAACGAGTCGAATCAGACAGAGACCAGGGTCTGCACTACAACGGAGCCACAAGCCTGCAAGGACCGGAAGAAGCTAAAAGGGGACAAAGGTAA